One window of the Devosia sp. 2618 genome contains the following:
- a CDS encoding heme o synthase: protein MALIDDSRNLTGVPGEARVEDYLALLKPSVMQLVVFTAIVGLVVAPGGINPIIGVIAVVCIAIGAGASGALNMWYDSDIDAIMSRTQNRPIPAGRMSRQEALVFGVVLSVFSVALLGLATNWVAAGLLAFTIFFYAVVYTMWLKRSTPQNIVIGGAAGAFPPVVGWAAVTGNVSLESVVLFLIIFLWTPPHFWALALYKQSDYGAAGVPMMPNVVGNASTKVQIFVYSLLLALSAMLPSWLGFAGWIYTTVAVVTGLSFTYLAWRLLRTREDVAMRKTARTLFNYSLSYLFIVFFAFLTDNLLTRFGSFI from the coding sequence GTGGCTTTAATTGACGACAGCAGGAACCTGACCGGCGTGCCCGGCGAAGCGCGCGTCGAGGACTACCTCGCGCTGCTGAAGCCGAGTGTCATGCAGCTGGTCGTGTTCACCGCCATCGTTGGCCTTGTGGTCGCGCCCGGCGGTATCAACCCGATCATCGGCGTCATCGCCGTGGTCTGCATTGCCATCGGGGCAGGGGCCTCCGGCGCCCTCAACATGTGGTACGATAGCGATATCGACGCCATCATGAGCCGCACCCAGAACCGTCCGATCCCAGCCGGTCGCATGAGCCGCCAGGAAGCCCTGGTTTTCGGTGTCGTGCTTTCAGTATTCTCGGTGGCGCTGCTGGGCCTTGCGACCAATTGGGTCGCAGCCGGTCTGCTCGCCTTCACGATCTTCTTTTACGCCGTCGTCTATACGATGTGGCTCAAGCGCTCGACGCCGCAGAACATCGTTATCGGTGGCGCGGCCGGTGCTTTCCCACCGGTTGTCGGCTGGGCGGCTGTAACGGGCAACGTCTCGCTCGAAAGCGTCGTGCTGTTCCTGATCATCTTCCTGTGGACCCCGCCGCACTTCTGGGCGCTGGCACTCTACAAACAGTCCGACTACGGCGCTGCCGGCGTGCCGATGATGCCAAACGTGGTGGGCAATGCCTCCACCAAGGTGCAGATTTTTGTCTACTCCTTGCTGCTGGCGCTTTCGGCAATGCTGCCATCGTGGCTCGGCTTTGCCGGTTGGATTTACACCACCGTCGCCGTCGTGACCGGCCTGTCCTTCACCTATCTGGCCTGGCGTCTGCTGCGCACTCGCGAAGACGTCGCCATGCGCAAGACAGCGCGCACCCTCTTCAACTACTCGCTCAGCTACCTGTTCATCGTGTTCTTCGCGTTCCTGACGGACAACCTGCTGACCCGTTTCGGGAGCTTCATATGA
- the ctaD gene encoding cytochrome c oxidase subunit I, whose amino-acid sequence MANTANLEAQATGHDHVGHDPHTPTGWRRWVYSTNHKDIGIMYLIFAIVAGIIGGLLSGVMRMELQEPGIQIFHGLAAMVYGMDPAGGEALDAGKHMYNVFTTAHALIMVFFVVMPATMGGFANYFAPLMIGAPDTAFPRINNIAFWLLPPAFILLLMSLFFEGTGPGALGFGGGWTIYPPLSTSGHPGPAMDFAILSLHVAGISSILGAINLITTIFNMRAPGMTLHKMPLFAWSVLVTAFLLLLALPVLAGAITMLLTDRNFGTAFFKPAEGGDPILFQHLFWFFGHPEVYIMILPGFGIVSHIVSTFSRKPIFGYMAMAYAMVAIGFVGFVVWAHHMYTTGLSLDVQRYFVAATMVIAVPTGVKIFSWIATMWGGSITFKSPMLWAIGFIFLFTVGGVTGVVLANAGADRALHDTYYVVAHFHYVLSLGAVFSIFAGWYYWYPKMSGYLYNEFLAKLHFWVMFVGVNLIFFPQHFLGLAGMPRRYIDYPDAFATWNRVSSIGYYITFVAMAIFFYATWEAFKKKRPAGDSPWGEGATTLEWTLSSPPPFHQFSTLPKIESTNAH is encoded by the coding sequence ATGGCAAACACGGCTAACCTCGAAGCCCAGGCGACCGGACACGACCACGTTGGTCATGATCCGCATACGCCAACCGGCTGGCGTCGTTGGGTCTATTCGACCAACCACAAAGACATCGGCATCATGTATCTGATCTTCGCCATCGTGGCGGGGATCATCGGTGGCCTGCTTTCCGGCGTTATGCGCATGGAATTGCAGGAACCCGGCATTCAGATTTTCCACGGCCTCGCAGCCATGGTTTATGGCATGGACCCTGCAGGTGGCGAGGCGCTCGACGCCGGCAAGCACATGTACAACGTGTTCACCACGGCGCACGCGCTGATCATGGTGTTCTTCGTGGTCATGCCTGCAACTATGGGCGGCTTTGCCAACTATTTCGCGCCCCTGATGATCGGTGCGCCGGATACGGCATTCCCACGTATCAACAACATCGCTTTCTGGCTGCTCCCGCCAGCATTCATCCTGCTGCTGATGAGCTTGTTCTTTGAAGGCACTGGCCCTGGTGCGCTTGGCTTCGGCGGCGGCTGGACCATCTACCCACCACTGTCGACCTCCGGTCACCCCGGTCCGGCAATGGATTTCGCGATCCTGTCGCTGCACGTGGCTGGTATCAGCTCGATCCTTGGTGCCATCAACCTGATCACCACGATCTTCAACATGCGCGCTCCCGGCATGACGCTGCACAAGATGCCGCTGTTTGCCTGGTCCGTTCTCGTGACCGCATTCCTGCTGCTGCTGGCCCTGCCAGTGCTGGCTGGCGCCATCACCATGCTGCTGACCGATCGTAACTTTGGCACGGCCTTCTTTAAGCCTGCCGAGGGCGGTGATCCAATCCTGTTCCAGCACCTGTTCTGGTTCTTCGGTCACCCTGAAGTGTACATCATGATCCTGCCGGGCTTCGGCATTGTCAGCCACATCGTGTCGACCTTCAGCCGCAAGCCGATCTTCGGTTACATGGCCATGGCCTACGCTATGGTTGCCATTGGCTTCGTTGGCTTCGTCGTGTGGGCTCACCACATGTACACCACGGGCCTCAGCCTTGACGTCCAGCGTTACTTCGTGGCCGCTACCATGGTCATTGCAGTGCCGACGGGCGTGAAGATTTTCTCGTGGATCGCCACCATGTGGGGCGGCTCCATCACCTTCAAGTCGCCAATGCTCTGGGCTATCGGCTTCATCTTCCTGTTCACCGTTGGTGGTGTGACCGGTGTGGTGCTTGCCAATGCTGGTGCTGACCGTGCCCTGCACGACACCTACTATGTGGTTGCTCACTTCCACTACGTGCTGTCGCTTGGCGCTGTGTTCTCGATCTTTGCGGGCTGGTACTACTGGTACCCAAAGATGAGCGGCTACCTGTACAACGAGTTCCTGGCCAAGCTGCACTTCTGGGTCATGTTCGTTGGCGTGAACCTGATTTTCTTCCCGCAGCATTTCCTCGGCCTTGCCGGCATGCCACGTCGCTACATCGATTACCCCGATGCCTTCGCGACCTGGAACCGCGTCTCCTCGATCGGCTACTACATCACGTTCGTAGCCATGGCGATTTTCTTCTACGCAACCTGGGAAGCGTTCAAGAAAAAGCGTCCGGCTGGCGACAGCCCATGGGGCGAAGGTGCAACGACGCTGGAATGGACCCTGTCCAGCCCACCACCGTTCCACCAGTTCTCGACGCTGCCTAAGATCGAATCGACCAACGCGCATTAA